A window from Athalia rosae chromosome 5, iyAthRosa1.1, whole genome shotgun sequence encodes these proteins:
- the LOC125500983 gene encoding uncharacterized protein LOC125500983 → MKVQSKMILNDPEVQRILLELFESTENGSDKDAIENITDGEVYTKLSTAQNPLSSELNFSYTLNAAGCQSFESSKFTTWPIYGVINELPPKLQRKHMIMPSICVNNEEPNMQLFLKPFVDQANDSSEKSIEWTLDDEIVKSRFIETRLKIISRKCIQMC, encoded by the coding sequence ATGAAAGTACAATCAAAGATGATATTGAATGACCCAGAAGTACAGAGAATACTTCTTGAACTTTTCGAAAGTACTGAAAATGGTTCGGATAAAGAtgcgattgaaaatataacTGATGGAGAAGTTTATACAAAATTATCAACAGCGCAAAATCCTTTATCaagtgaattaaatttttcgtacacaTTGAATGCAGCTGGTTGTCAATCATTTGAATCCAGTAAATTCACAACTTGGCCGATATATGGGGTAATTAATGAATTACCCCCAAAACTCCAAAGAAAACATATGATTATGCCTAGTATATGTGTCAATAATGAGGAACCAAATATGCAACTTTTCTTAAAACCATTTGTTGATCAAGCAAATGATTCATCTGAGAAAAGTATTGAATGGACATTAGACgatgaaattgtaaaaagtAGATTCATTGAAACTAGGCTCAAA